In Roseofilum reptotaenium CS-1145, the following proteins share a genomic window:
- a CDS encoding chemotaxis protein CheW has protein sequence MSVETHPIDEHLILHDCWNQIGVMGDRSCDQLETVIHCYECPVYTEAGDSLLEREPPPNYLDEWCDILAETAIEQEDIEGDDIVIHTLDAISVIIFRLGNERLALPVKMLQEVTSPCVIQPLPHRSNELFLGLVNIRGEILLCVSLSHLLTLETTAPESALVTTTQSQRMMVAGQGSDKWVFPVDEVHGVYRFALKELRDTPVVITKATEAYTQGIIYWQGKQVNYLDSELLFYTLNQKIL, from the coding sequence ATGAGCGTAGAAACTCACCCAATCGACGAACATCTAATCTTGCATGACTGCTGGAATCAAATCGGAGTCATGGGCGATCGCTCCTGCGATCAACTCGAAACCGTAATCCATTGTTATGAATGTCCCGTCTATACCGAAGCAGGTGACAGTTTGCTCGAACGGGAGCCGCCCCCGAATTACTTGGATGAGTGGTGCGACATTCTGGCAGAAACGGCGATCGAGCAAGAAGATATAGAAGGCGATGACATCGTGATTCATACTCTCGATGCCATTTCCGTGATTATCTTTCGACTGGGCAATGAACGGTTAGCCCTTCCCGTAAAAATGCTGCAAGAAGTCACCTCTCCCTGTGTGATTCAACCCCTACCCCATCGCAGTAATGAATTATTTTTGGGATTGGTCAATATTCGCGGTGAAATTTTGCTTTGTGTGTCCCTGAGCCATTTATTAACCTTAGAAACCACTGCCCCAGAGTCTGCCTTAGTCACCACAACTCAAAGCCAAAGGATGATGGTGGCTGGACAAGGAAGCGATAAGTGGGTGTTTCCTGTCGATGAGGTTCACGGAGTCTACCGCTTTGCCCTCAAGGAATTACGAGATACACCAGTCGTGATTACCAAAGCCACAGAAGCCTACACCCAGGGCATTATTTATTGGCAGGGGAAGCAGGTGAATTATCTCGATTCTGAATTACTCTTCTATACCCTCAATCAGAAAATTTTGTAG